In Dendropsophus ebraccatus isolate aDenEbr1 chromosome 14, aDenEbr1.pat, whole genome shotgun sequence, the following proteins share a genomic window:
- the RDM1 gene encoding RAD52 motif-containing protein 1 isoform X3 — MDPEIVTFTIPTENNKIVFVWNINAQLPEGEIYCSLEKVFSQFGPLYSLKLLPNASVAEPGYYAVLKYYSSQSAKRAQAACDKKNLFQDTPVKVKICVKQKGFHYKSMELYGYRCQELANYYLGFNGWCKRIIAIHWNIYQSQGEYRSMLYRRLYLMLFRRSSWWFSVMDNGKVAVEYVSGEEDVDCLTEEELQGLIQVNDFTWAPKDSGEGGEDEEDWADFTLHEDTLVDL, encoded by the exons ATGGATCCCGAGATTGTAACCTTCACGATCCCTACGGAAAATAATAAAATCGTTTTTGTTTGGAATATCAACGCGCAGCTGCCCGAGGGAGAAATCTAT TGCTCTTTGGAGAAAGTATTTTCTCAGTTTGGACCTCTCTACTCCCTGAAGCTTCTCCCGAATGCCAGCGTGGCAGAGCCTGGTTACTATGCCGTCCTCAAGTACTACTCCTCTCAGAGTGCCAAAAGAGCGCAGGCTGCGTGCGACAAGAAGAACCTCTTCCAGGACACTCCTGTGAAG GTAAAGATATGCGTCAAGCAGAAAGGATTCCATtacaagtctatggagctgtACGGCTACAGGTGCCAGGAGCTGGCTAACTACTACCTGGGGTTTAATGGCTGGTGCAAGAGGATCATAGCA atccACTGGAATATATATCAAAGTCAGGGAGAATACAGAAGTATGCTGTACAGAAGGCTCTATCTAATGCTTTTCAGAAGATCCTCTTGGTGGTTTTCGGTAATGG ACAATGGTAAAGTTGCTGTTGAATATGTGTCTGGAGAGGAGGACGTGGACTGCCTCACAGAGGAAGAACTACAAGGACTTATTCAG GTAAATGACTTCACTTGGGCTCCGAAGGATTccggagaagggggagaggatgAGGAGGACTGGGCAGACTTCACCTTACATGAAGACACTTTGGTAGATTTATag
- the RDM1 gene encoding RAD52 motif-containing protein 1 isoform X1 has protein sequence MDPEIVTFTIPTENNKIVFVWNINAQLPEGEIYCSLEKVFSQFGPLYSLKLLPNASVAEPGYYAVLKYYSSQSAKRAQAACDKKNLFQDTPVKVKICVKQKGFHYKSMELYGYRCQELANYYLGFNGWCKRIIALQNITGLDDDPEMESDPQKQGNLRYLCVVEVALPHHGVCSRGVGVAEERLEKRNDPLEYISKSGRIQKYAVQKALSNAFQKILLVVFDNGKVAVEYVSGEEDVDCLTEEELQGLIQVNDFTWAPKDSGEGGEDEEDWADFTLHEDTLVDL, from the exons ATGGATCCCGAGATTGTAACCTTCACGATCCCTACGGAAAATAATAAAATCGTTTTTGTTTGGAATATCAACGCGCAGCTGCCCGAGGGAGAAATCTAT TGCTCTTTGGAGAAAGTATTTTCTCAGTTTGGACCTCTCTACTCCCTGAAGCTTCTCCCGAATGCCAGCGTGGCAGAGCCTGGTTACTATGCCGTCCTCAAGTACTACTCCTCTCAGAGTGCCAAAAGAGCGCAGGCTGCGTGCGACAAGAAGAACCTCTTCCAGGACACTCCTGTGAAG GTAAAGATATGCGTCAAGCAGAAAGGATTCCATtacaagtctatggagctgtACGGCTACAGGTGCCAGGAGCTGGCTAACTACTACCTGGGGTTTAATGGCTGGTGCAAGAGGATCATAGCA CTGCAGAATATAACTGGTTTGGATGATGACCCAGAGATGGAATCGGATCCACAAAAACAGGGGAATCTAAGATACTTGTGTGTTGTGGAGGTGGCCCTTCCCCATCACGGAGTGTGCAGCCGAGGCGTCGGAGTGGCAGAGGAGCGTCTTGAGAAGCGGAATG atccACTGGAATATATATCAAAGTCAGGGAGAATACAGAAGTATGCTGTACAGAAGGCTCTATCTAATGCTTTTCAGAAGATCCTCTTGGTGGTTTTCG ACAATGGTAAAGTTGCTGTTGAATATGTGTCTGGAGAGGAGGACGTGGACTGCCTCACAGAGGAAGAACTACAAGGACTTATTCAG GTAAATGACTTCACTTGGGCTCCGAAGGATTccggagaagggggagaggatgAGGAGGACTGGGCAGACTTCACCTTACATGAAGACACTTTGGTAGATTTATag
- the LOC138772451 gene encoding somatotropin-like: protein MTRITFCSLVEWCTTLFQERTFIREDKRYSNKNSYAMFCYSETIPAPTDKDNTHQKSDTDLLRFSLTLIQSWMTPVQSLNRLLTNQVFGSAVYEKLRDLEEGLLALMRELDDGNARNYGLLTFTYDKFDPHPDSDDDARVKNYGLLSCFKKDMHKVETYLKVMKCRRFVESNCMV, encoded by the exons ATGACACGCATTACATTCTGCAGTCTGGTTGAATGGTGTACCACTCTCTTCCAGGAACGAACGTTCATCCGTGAAGACAAGAGATATTCTAATAAGAACTCCTATGCAATGTTCTGCTACTCAGAAACCATCCCAGCCCCGACTGACAAGGACAACACCCACCAGAAATCA GATACGGACCTCCTGCGATTCTCCCTCACCCTCATTCAGTCTTGGATGACACCAGTGCAGTCTCTGAATAGACTGCTTACCAACCAAGTGTTCGGGAGTGCGGTCTACGAAAAACTGAGAGACCTCGAAGAAGGATTATTGGCTCTTATGAGG gaACTGGATGATGGAAATGCCCGTAATTACGGCCTACTGACCTTCACCTATGACAAGTTTGACCCCCATCCTGACTCCGATGATGATGCTCGGGTTAAGAACTACGGACTCCTGTCCTGCTTCAAGAAAGACATGCACAAGGTGGAGACTTACCTGAAAGTGATGAAGTGCCGGAGGTTCGTGGAGAGCAACTGCATGGTGTAA
- the RDM1 gene encoding RAD52 motif-containing protein 1 isoform X2 codes for MDPEIVTFTIPTENNKIVFVWNINAQLPEGEIYCSLEKVFSQFGPLYSLKLLPNASVAEPGYYAVLKYYSSQSAKRAQAACDKKNLFQDTPVKVKICVKQKGFHYKSMELYGYRCQELANYYLGFNGWCKRIIALQNITGLDDDPEMESDPQKQGNLRYLCVVEVALPHHGVCSRGVGVAEERLEKRNDNGKVAVEYVSGEEDVDCLTEEELQGLIQVNDFTWAPKDSGEGGEDEEDWADFTLHEDTLVDL; via the exons ATGGATCCCGAGATTGTAACCTTCACGATCCCTACGGAAAATAATAAAATCGTTTTTGTTTGGAATATCAACGCGCAGCTGCCCGAGGGAGAAATCTAT TGCTCTTTGGAGAAAGTATTTTCTCAGTTTGGACCTCTCTACTCCCTGAAGCTTCTCCCGAATGCCAGCGTGGCAGAGCCTGGTTACTATGCCGTCCTCAAGTACTACTCCTCTCAGAGTGCCAAAAGAGCGCAGGCTGCGTGCGACAAGAAGAACCTCTTCCAGGACACTCCTGTGAAG GTAAAGATATGCGTCAAGCAGAAAGGATTCCATtacaagtctatggagctgtACGGCTACAGGTGCCAGGAGCTGGCTAACTACTACCTGGGGTTTAATGGCTGGTGCAAGAGGATCATAGCA CTGCAGAATATAACTGGTTTGGATGATGACCCAGAGATGGAATCGGATCCACAAAAACAGGGGAATCTAAGATACTTGTGTGTTGTGGAGGTGGCCCTTCCCCATCACGGAGTGTGCAGCCGAGGCGTCGGAGTGGCAGAGGAGCGTCTTGAGAAGCGGAATG ACAATGGTAAAGTTGCTGTTGAATATGTGTCTGGAGAGGAGGACGTGGACTGCCTCACAGAGGAAGAACTACAAGGACTTATTCAG GTAAATGACTTCACTTGGGCTCCGAAGGATTccggagaagggggagaggatgAGGAGGACTGGGCAGACTTCACCTTACATGAAGACACTTTGGTAGATTTATag